From a region of the Mycolicibacterium sp. MU0050 genome:
- a CDS encoding acyl-CoA dehydrogenase family protein, whose product MSTAADSERVADLARQVVADHNPKSVPIPEYLGACYDAGLSWVHFPEGQGGLGVSRGLQAVADGILQGAGGPVPLGLNPMGYGMAAPTIREHAQSDELKTFWLRPLATTEDIWCQLFSEPGAGSDLAGLATTAVQDGSGEGADWVINGQKVWTSLAHRARWGLLLARTDPNVPKHKGLTYFVIDMHGPGVETRPLRQLTGQAEFNEVYFTDARIPDAHRLGAVGNGWGVAMTTLMNERSALGGSGSRRGAGTISDAVGLWAARPELRTPVLRDRLTQLWLRSEAQRLTAERSRASAGVGGPGPEGSIGKLVGAELNQHIYQWCMDLLGPEGVLYHDYNLPAERDSETDWRGPIQQRFLRSRANTIEGGTSDVMRNILGERVLGLPGDLRADAGMPWKEIPRG is encoded by the coding sequence ATGAGCACCGCTGCCGACTCCGAACGGGTCGCCGACCTCGCCCGGCAGGTCGTCGCCGACCACAACCCGAAATCCGTTCCGATTCCCGAGTATCTCGGCGCCTGTTACGACGCCGGCCTGTCCTGGGTCCACTTCCCGGAGGGCCAGGGTGGCCTCGGCGTCTCCCGCGGTCTGCAGGCCGTGGCCGACGGGATCCTGCAGGGCGCCGGCGGTCCGGTGCCGCTGGGGCTCAACCCGATGGGCTACGGCATGGCCGCGCCCACCATCCGCGAGCATGCGCAGTCCGACGAACTGAAGACGTTCTGGCTGCGCCCGCTCGCCACCACCGAGGACATCTGGTGCCAGCTGTTCTCCGAGCCGGGCGCGGGCTCCGACCTGGCCGGGCTGGCCACCACCGCGGTACAGGACGGCTCCGGGGAGGGCGCAGACTGGGTGATCAACGGCCAGAAGGTGTGGACCAGCCTGGCGCACCGCGCCCGCTGGGGATTGTTGCTGGCGCGCACCGATCCCAACGTGCCCAAGCACAAAGGCCTGACCTACTTCGTCATCGACATGCACGGTCCGGGCGTAGAGACCCGGCCGCTGCGGCAGCTGACCGGGCAGGCGGAGTTCAACGAGGTGTACTTCACCGACGCGCGCATTCCCGACGCCCATCGTCTCGGCGCGGTCGGCAACGGTTGGGGCGTGGCAATGACCACGCTGATGAACGAGCGCAGTGCGCTGGGCGGCAGCGGCAGCCGACGCGGCGCCGGCACCATCTCCGATGCCGTCGGATTGTGGGCGGCCCGGCCCGAACTGCGCACGCCGGTGCTGCGCGACCGGCTGACCCAGCTGTGGCTGCGGTCCGAGGCGCAACGTCTGACCGCCGAACGCTCCCGCGCCTCGGCCGGTGTCGGCGGCCCCGGCCCGGAGGGGTCGATCGGCAAGCTGGTCGGCGCCGAACTCAACCAGCACATCTACCAGTGGTGCATGGATCTGCTCGGGCCGGAAGGGGTGCTGTACCACGACTACAACCTGCCGGCCGAGCGCGATTCCGAGACCGACTGGCGCGGGCCGATCCAGCAGCGGTTCCTGCGCAGCCGCGCGAACACCATCGAAGGCGGCACCTCCGACGTGATGCGCAACATTCTCGGCGAGCGCGTTCTGGGCCTGCCGGGCGACCTGCGTGCCGATGCCGGCATGCCGTGGAAGGAGATCCCCCGTGGCTGA
- a CDS encoding thioesterase family protein, with protein MAEQHPFDVGIALEHSDDGTLRGRTDPGWNNMVGPFGGITAATLLHAIESQPDAHGAPLTLTVNFLAPIADGEFQVSARALRTNRTNQHWYAELSQDGAPKTTATAIFGIRRETWSDTELIAPDVPVPEDLPEPGTPRGVAVWIGNYDMRVIEGPYPGPDDGPSPSSLTKLWVRDRRGRTHDYAALTALCDIFYPRSYVRRAQVGPAGTISMTIYFHADSAELQSVGDDFLLGCARGNRFSNGYFDQSAELWSRSGALLATTHQLVYFKA; from the coding sequence ATGGCTGAGCAGCATCCTTTCGACGTCGGCATCGCCCTCGAGCACTCCGACGACGGGACGCTGCGCGGCCGTACCGACCCGGGCTGGAACAACATGGTGGGTCCGTTCGGCGGGATCACCGCGGCCACCCTGCTGCACGCGATCGAGTCCCAGCCCGACGCGCACGGCGCACCGCTGACCCTGACGGTCAACTTCCTCGCGCCGATCGCCGACGGCGAGTTCCAGGTGTCCGCACGCGCGCTGCGCACCAATCGGACCAACCAGCACTGGTATGCCGAACTGTCCCAGGACGGTGCGCCCAAGACCACCGCCACCGCGATCTTCGGCATCCGCCGCGAAACCTGGTCGGACACCGAACTCATCGCGCCCGACGTGCCGGTCCCCGAGGACCTGCCGGAGCCGGGCACACCGCGCGGGGTCGCGGTGTGGATCGGCAACTACGACATGCGGGTCATCGAGGGGCCGTATCCCGGACCCGACGACGGTCCCAGCCCGTCCTCGTTGACCAAGCTGTGGGTGCGCGATCGCCGCGGCCGGACCCACGACTACGCCGCGCTGACCGCCCTGTGCGACATCTTCTATCCGCGGTCCTATGTGCGGCGCGCGCAGGTCGGCCCCGCCGGCACCATCTCCATGACCATCTACTTCCACGCCGACAGCGCCGAATTACAGTCCGTGGGCGACGATTTCCTGCTCGGCTGCGCGCGCGGGAACCGGTTCTCGAACGGGTACTTCGACCAATCAGCCGAACTCTGGTCCCGTTCCGGGGCGCTGCTGGCCACCACCCACCAGCTGGTGTACTTCAAGGCGTGA
- a CDS encoding short-chain dehydrogenase → MAVNAVAPRAFTRMSASHSDKVAAVLSLSSEVMDQINAGMPPDLVAPAAAFLAHESCPLTGEVLQAGMGGVARMAMVVSQGISNPSLTIEDVAGQLDRIMDLDGAGLTGAAAPRL, encoded by the coding sequence ATCGCGGTCAACGCGGTCGCCCCGCGCGCCTTCACCCGCATGTCGGCCTCCCACTCGGACAAGGTGGCGGCCGTGCTGTCGCTGAGCAGCGAGGTGATGGACCAGATCAACGCCGGCATGCCCCCGGACCTCGTCGCCCCGGCCGCGGCCTTCCTGGCGCACGAGTCGTGTCCGCTCACCGGCGAGGTACTGCAGGCCGGCATGGGCGGGGTCGCCCGGATGGCCATGGTGGTCAGCCAGGGCATATCGAACCCGTCGCTGACGATCGAGGACGTCGCCGGGCAACTGGACCGCATCATGGACCTCGACGGGGCGGGTCTGACCGGTGCGGCCGCGCCCCGCCTGTGA
- a CDS encoding mycobacterial-type methylenetetrahydrofolate reductase: MTLNTVALELVPPNAELGRGRAIEEAHKVREAASATGLEGRIGHVMMPSMIEEDDGRPVEMKPKMDVLDFWNVIKPELPGVSGLCTQVTAFLDEDPLRRRVRDLQDAGIEGIAFVGVPRTMNDGEGHGVAPTDALSLFEAEVPNRGAILIPTRDGEHGRFNFKCDRGATYGLTQLLYSDAIVDFLTRFAAETDHRPEILLSFGFVPQVETRVGLINWLIQDPGNAAVAEEQEFVRSLAADEPAQRRRRMVDLYKRVIDGVAELGFPLSIHLEATYAVNKAAFDTFAELLAYWSPPILD; encoded by the coding sequence GTGACCCTCAACACCGTTGCGCTGGAACTCGTGCCGCCCAACGCCGAGCTCGGCCGCGGACGCGCCATCGAGGAGGCACACAAGGTGCGGGAGGCCGCGTCGGCCACCGGCCTGGAGGGGCGGATCGGGCACGTGATGATGCCCAGCATGATCGAGGAGGACGACGGCCGTCCCGTCGAGATGAAGCCGAAGATGGACGTCCTGGACTTCTGGAACGTCATCAAGCCGGAACTTCCCGGGGTCAGCGGATTGTGCACCCAGGTCACCGCGTTCCTCGACGAAGATCCGCTGCGCCGCCGGGTGCGTGACCTGCAGGACGCCGGGATCGAGGGCATCGCCTTCGTCGGGGTTCCGCGCACCATGAACGACGGCGAGGGCCACGGGGTCGCCCCGACCGACGCGCTGTCGCTGTTCGAGGCCGAGGTGCCCAACCGCGGCGCGATCCTGATCCCCACCCGCGACGGCGAGCACGGCCGGTTCAACTTCAAATGCGACCGCGGCGCCACCTACGGCCTGACCCAGCTGTTGTACTCCGACGCCATCGTCGACTTCCTGACCCGGTTCGCCGCCGAGACCGATCATCGCCCCGAGATCCTGCTGTCGTTCGGATTCGTGCCGCAGGTCGAGACCCGGGTGGGTCTTATCAACTGGCTGATCCAGGATCCCGGGAACGCGGCGGTCGCCGAGGAGCAGGAGTTCGTGAGGTCGTTGGCCGCCGACGAACCGGCGCAGCGCCGCCGACGGATGGTGGACCTGTACAAGCGGGTGATCGACGGGGTCGCCGAGCTGGGTTTCCCGCTGAGCATCCATCTGGAGGCCACCTACGCCGTCAACAAGGCCGCCTTCGACACCTTCGCGGAGCTGCTGGCCTACTGGTCCCCGCCTATCCTCGACTGA
- a CDS encoding cytochrome P450, which translates to MEQLFDDLEDFGAFDDAISGDVRDPYTELARLRNSEPVQRLETSGALPHEESLPMFIVYRYEEAQQMLRDNETFSSASVIAAFGPVLGERVMLGMDEPVHGRLRALVQKAFGQKALARWEDELVGRVGNSLIDNFAPNGKADLVKEFTFDYPSQIIAGLLGLPEDDYPQFQRWSISLLSWLMNPERGLAASQALCDYFAPILDARRADPREDLISALAAAEIDGEKLADEEIFSFLRLLLPAGVETTYRALGSLLLALLSDPAQLEAIRADRSLLPQAIEEGVRWEAPLLTITRVATRDTVLGGVQIPAGATVMPMLGAANRQDDRYPDPNTFDLFRTPKGHLGWGHGVHVCLGMHLARLEMRTAINLLLDRLPNLRLDPDAGDPHIRGQVFRSPTAVPVLFDPQ; encoded by the coding sequence ATGGAACAGCTTTTCGACGATCTCGAGGATTTCGGCGCCTTCGACGACGCGATCTCCGGTGACGTCCGCGACCCCTATACCGAGTTGGCCCGGCTGCGCAACTCCGAACCCGTCCAACGCCTGGAGACCTCCGGGGCGTTGCCGCACGAGGAATCGCTGCCGATGTTCATCGTGTACCGCTACGAGGAGGCGCAGCAGATGCTGCGCGACAACGAGACCTTCTCCTCGGCGAGCGTCATCGCGGCGTTCGGCCCGGTGCTCGGCGAGCGGGTGATGCTCGGCATGGACGAACCGGTCCACGGCCGGCTGCGCGCGCTGGTGCAGAAGGCGTTCGGTCAGAAGGCCTTGGCGCGGTGGGAAGACGAGTTGGTCGGCCGGGTGGGCAACAGCCTGATCGACAACTTCGCGCCGAACGGCAAGGCCGACCTGGTGAAGGAATTCACCTTCGACTACCCGAGCCAGATCATCGCCGGGTTGCTCGGGCTGCCGGAGGACGACTACCCGCAGTTCCAGCGCTGGTCCATCTCACTGCTGAGCTGGCTGATGAACCCGGAGCGCGGACTCGCTGCGTCGCAGGCGTTGTGCGACTACTTCGCGCCGATCCTCGACGCCCGCCGGGCCGACCCACGCGAGGACCTCATCAGCGCGTTGGCGGCGGCCGAGATCGACGGCGAGAAGCTTGCGGACGAGGAGATCTTCTCCTTCCTGCGACTGCTGCTGCCCGCCGGAGTGGAGACCACCTACCGGGCGCTGGGCAGCCTGCTGCTGGCGCTGCTGTCGGATCCGGCACAGCTGGAAGCCATCCGCGCCGATCGGTCGCTGCTCCCGCAGGCCATCGAGGAGGGCGTGCGCTGGGAAGCTCCGCTGCTCACCATCACCCGGGTGGCCACCCGCGACACCGTGCTCGGCGGGGTGCAGATCCCGGCCGGGGCGACGGTCATGCCGATGCTGGGCGCGGCCAACCGGCAGGACGATCGGTACCCCGATCCCAACACATTCGACCTGTTCCGCACCCCCAAGGGACACCTGGGCTGGGGGCACGGCGTGCACGTGTGTCTCGGCATGCACCTGGCGCGCCTCGAAATGCGCACGGCCATCAACCTTTTGCTGGACCGGCTGCCCAACCTTCGGCTGGACCCGGACGCGGGTGATCCGCACATCCGCGGCCAGGTGTTCCGTTCACCCACCGCCGTGCCGGTCCTGTTCGACCCGCAGTAA
- the hrpA gene encoding ATP-dependent RNA helicase HrpA, which produces MSDPSSREAVRALRARLDGLTIRDAARLGRRLKGLRKPTPDALAKIENQIGSAEALVVARRDAVPQISYPDLPVSASRDELAAAINANQVVVVAGATGSGKTTQLPKLCLELGRGIRGTIGHTQPRRLAARTVAQRIADELGTPLGETVGYTVRFTDQAGDRTLIKLMTDGILLAEIQRDRRLLRYDTLILDEAHERSLNIDFLLGYLRELLPRRPDLKVIVTSATIEPERFAAHFGDAGRPAPIVEVSGRTYPVEIRYRPLEVAVGDAQDDADPDDPDHEIIRSETRDQTEAILDAVDELAAEPPGDVLVFLSGEREIRDTAEALRAAHTGGHELEVLPLYARLPTAEQQRVFSPRPADNLRRRIVLATNVAETSLTVPGIRYVIDPGTARISRYSRRTKVQRLPIEPISQASADQRAGRSGRTAPGVCIRLYSEPDFAARPRYTDPEILRTNLSAVILQMAALGLGDIESFPFLDPPEGRSIRDGVQLLQELGAFDAGGAITELGRRLAQLPVDPRLGRMILAADEQGCVAEVLVLAAALSIPDPRERPTDREEAARQKHARFADEHSDFMTYLNLWNYLREQRKARSGNAFRRMCREEFLHYLRIREWQDLVGQLRSIAAGLGIRAGEAGGEPADPNRVHAALTAGLLSHIGMRDGDSREYQGARNSRFVLAPGSVLTKRPPRWLVVAELVETSRLYGRIAARIEPEAIEGIAGDLVQRSYSEPHWSAKRGAAMAYERVTLYGLPLVVRRPVDFARTDPELAREMFIRHALVDGEWQTRHHFFRDNTALRNELVEVEERARRRDLMVSDDEIYALYDARIPADVVSVRHFDAWWKKQRHRTPDLLTFTRDELLRGDDDAEHPDVWRADDVALPLTYRFEPGAEDDGVTVHVPLEVLARLGGDSFAWQVPALREELVTALIKSLPKDLRRNFVPAPDTARAVLPELEPGTEPLLDALQRALRRRTGVVVPVSAFDLEKIPAHLRVTFAVENADGAEVARGKDIDALRENLAGTTRVAVAKALADGVERTGLRDWPADLETLPQTVESVSGGNPVRGYPALVAAGAAVDVRVLPTPEEQRAAMRAGTRALLRLVVPVPTKALERELDPRARLILGNNPNGSLSALIEDCADAAIAALAPEPAWTRDEFAALRRRVADGLGARTRDLLARAQRVLAAYHDVRVGLPDQPNAAQADAVADIRAQLADLMPAGFVSAAGAGHLADLTRYLTAIARRLERLAQAPGADRERMLRVHAVEDAYHELLQSLSPIRAQAQDVREIGRQIEEFRVSLWAQQLGTPKPVSEKRIYRAIDAVLR; this is translated from the coding sequence GTGTCCGATCCATCTTCGCGCGAGGCGGTGCGCGCGCTGCGCGCCCGCCTGGACGGGCTGACGATCCGCGACGCGGCCCGGCTGGGACGGCGGCTCAAGGGCCTGCGGAAGCCCACTCCGGACGCCCTGGCCAAGATTGAGAACCAGATCGGCAGCGCCGAGGCGCTGGTGGTGGCGCGCCGCGACGCGGTGCCGCAGATCAGCTATCCCGACCTGCCGGTCAGCGCGTCCCGGGACGAACTGGCCGCCGCGATCAACGCCAACCAGGTCGTGGTCGTCGCCGGCGCGACCGGCTCCGGAAAGACCACCCAGCTGCCCAAGCTCTGTCTGGAACTCGGCCGCGGGATCCGCGGCACCATTGGGCACACCCAGCCGCGGCGGCTGGCCGCGCGCACGGTGGCCCAGCGGATCGCCGACGAACTGGGCACCCCGCTCGGCGAGACCGTCGGCTATACGGTCCGGTTCACCGATCAGGCCGGCGACCGCACCCTGATCAAGCTGATGACCGACGGCATCCTGTTGGCCGAGATCCAGCGGGACCGGCGACTGCTGCGCTACGACACCCTGATCCTCGACGAGGCGCACGAACGCAGCCTCAACATCGACTTCCTGCTCGGCTACCTGCGGGAGCTGCTGCCCCGCCGACCGGACCTGAAGGTCATCGTCACCTCGGCGACCATCGAACCGGAGCGGTTCGCGGCGCACTTCGGCGACGCCGGACGACCGGCTCCGATCGTCGAGGTGTCCGGACGCACCTACCCCGTCGAGATCCGGTACCGCCCCTTGGAGGTGGCCGTCGGCGACGCGCAGGACGACGCGGACCCCGACGACCCCGACCACGAGATCATCCGCAGCGAGACCCGCGACCAGACCGAGGCCATCCTCGACGCGGTCGACGAACTGGCCGCCGAACCACCCGGCGACGTCTTGGTGTTCCTGTCCGGGGAGCGCGAGATCCGGGACACCGCCGAAGCTTTGCGGGCCGCCCACACCGGCGGCCACGAGCTGGAAGTGCTGCCGCTGTACGCCCGGCTGCCCACCGCCGAGCAGCAGCGGGTGTTCAGCCCCCGGCCGGCCGACAACCTACGCCGGCGAATCGTGCTGGCCACCAACGTCGCCGAGACGTCGCTGACGGTGCCGGGCATCCGCTACGTCATCGACCCCGGGACCGCCCGGATCTCCCGCTACAGCCGCCGGACCAAGGTGCAGCGGCTGCCGATCGAACCGATCTCGCAGGCGTCGGCCGATCAGCGGGCAGGGCGGTCCGGCCGCACCGCGCCCGGCGTCTGCATCCGGCTGTACTCAGAGCCGGATTTCGCGGCTCGGCCGCGTTACACCGACCCGGAGATCCTGCGCACCAACCTGTCCGCGGTGATCCTGCAGATGGCGGCACTGGGCCTCGGCGACATCGAGAGCTTCCCGTTCCTGGATCCGCCGGAGGGCCGCAGTATCCGCGACGGCGTGCAGCTGCTGCAGGAACTCGGCGCCTTCGACGCCGGCGGTGCCATCACCGAGCTGGGCCGTCGGTTGGCGCAGCTGCCCGTCGACCCCCGGCTGGGCCGGATGATCCTGGCGGCCGACGAACAGGGCTGTGTCGCAGAGGTATTGGTGCTGGCGGCGGCGCTGTCGATCCCGGATCCGCGCGAGCGCCCCACCGACCGCGAGGAAGCCGCCCGGCAAAAGCATGCCCGCTTCGCCGACGAGCACTCCGACTTCATGACCTATCTGAACCTGTGGAACTATCTGCGTGAGCAGCGAAAGGCCCGGTCCGGAAACGCCTTTCGGCGGATGTGTCGCGAGGAGTTCCTGCATTACCTGCGCATCCGCGAGTGGCAGGACCTGGTCGGCCAGTTGCGCAGCATCGCCGCCGGGCTCGGGATCCGGGCCGGCGAGGCGGGCGGGGAACCGGCGGACCCGAACCGGGTGCACGCGGCGCTGACGGCGGGCCTGCTGTCGCACATCGGGATGCGGGACGGAGATTCCCGGGAATATCAGGGGGCGCGGAACTCCCGGTTCGTGTTGGCGCCCGGATCCGTGCTGACCAAACGGCCGCCGCGCTGGCTGGTGGTCGCCGAACTGGTGGAGACCAGCCGGCTCTACGGGCGGATCGCGGCGCGTATCGAACCGGAAGCCATTGAGGGCATCGCCGGTGACCTGGTGCAGCGCAGCTACAGCGAGCCGCACTGGAGTGCCAAGCGCGGGGCCGCGATGGCCTACGAGCGGGTGACGCTCTACGGCTTGCCGCTGGTGGTGCGGCGGCCGGTGGACTTCGCGCGCACCGACCCGGAGTTGGCGCGCGAGATGTTCATTCGGCACGCCCTGGTCGACGGCGAGTGGCAGACCCGGCACCACTTCTTCCGGGACAACACCGCGCTGCGCAACGAACTCGTCGAGGTCGAGGAGCGCGCGCGCCGGCGTGACCTCATGGTCAGCGACGACGAGATCTACGCGCTGTATGACGCCCGCATCCCGGCCGACGTCGTCTCGGTCCGGCACTTCGACGCCTGGTGGAAGAAGCAGCGGCACCGCACCCCGGACCTGCTCACCTTCACCCGGGACGAATTGCTACGCGGCGACGACGACGCCGAGCATCCCGACGTCTGGCGCGCCGACGACGTCGCGTTGCCGCTGACCTACCGGTTCGAGCCCGGCGCCGAGGACGACGGCGTGACCGTGCATGTGCCGCTGGAGGTGCTGGCCCGGCTCGGCGGTGACAGCTTTGCCTGGCAGGTCCCGGCGTTGCGCGAGGAATTGGTCACCGCGCTGATCAAGTCGCTGCCGAAGGATCTGCGGCGCAACTTCGTTCCCGCACCGGACACCGCGCGGGCGGTGCTGCCCGAACTGGAGCCGGGCACCGAACCGCTGCTCGACGCCCTGCAGCGGGCTCTGCGTCGGCGCACCGGCGTGGTGGTCCCGGTGTCGGCGTTCGACCTGGAGAAGATCCCCGCGCACCTGCGCGTCACCTTCGCCGTGGAGAACGCCGACGGTGCCGAGGTGGCCCGGGGCAAGGACATCGACGCGTTGCGGGAGAACCTGGCGGGGACCACCCGCGTGGCAGTGGCCAAGGCGCTGGCCGACGGCGTGGAACGGACCGGCCTGCGGGACTGGCCCGCGGACCTCGAGACGCTGCCGCAGACCGTCGAATCGGTCAGCGGCGGCAACCCGGTGCGGGGCTACCCGGCGTTGGTCGCCGCCGGTGCCGCGGTGGACGTGCGGGTCCTCCCGACGCCCGAGGAACAGCGCGCCGCGATGCGGGCGGGCACCCGGGCGCTGCTGCGCCTCGTGGTCCCGGTGCCGACCAAGGCCCTCGAGCGCGAACTGGACCCCCGCGCGCGGCTGATCCTGGGCAACAATCCCAACGGGTCGCTGTCGGCTCTGATCGAGGACTGCGCCGACGCCGCGATCGCCGCGCTGGCGCCCGAACCGGCCTGGACCCGAGACGAATTCGCGGCCCTGCGCCGGCGGGTGGCGGACGGATTGGGTGCGCGGACGCGCGATCTGCTGGCCCGCGCGCAGCGGGTGCTGGCCGCCTATCACGACGTGCGAGTGGGGCTCCCGGATCAGCCCAACGCGGCGCAGGCCGACGCCGTCGCCGACATCCGCGCGCAACTCGCCGACCTGATGCCCGCCGGATTCGTCAGCGCGGCCGGGGCGGGGCATCTCGCTGATCTGACCCGCTATCTGACCGCGATCGCCCGGCGGCTGGAACGCTTGGCGCAGGCACCGGGCGCCGACCGCGAACGGATGCTGCGCGTGCATGCCGTCGAAGACGCTTATCATGAACTGCTGCAGTCACTTTCACCGATCCGGGCGCAGGCCCAGGACGTCCGTGAGATCGGCCGGCAGATCGAGGAGTTCCGGGTCAGCCTGTGGGCCCAGCAGCTCGGCACGCCGAAGCCGGTCAGCGAGAAGCGGATCTACCGCGCCATCGACGCGGTGCTGCGCTGA
- a CDS encoding acyl-CoA dehydrogenase family protein → MAEFTFSTEQQELRKAVRKFAADNFGEETVRRLMESDPTFDPKVWGRLGAELGVLGLAVPEGAGGVGGTLVDQAVAVEELGAALSCGPLFGTVYLAIPALVAASAGAARDALLPELIEGRKTAAFAVPDHGGAFDAGRVTLTATPGESGTVSGTVARVVDGDAADVILVAANGSDGVGLYAVDAGAVQRRKLVTLDLTRPQADLEFSEAPAQLVAGAEEAERVINHALQVGSVLLAVEQVGASQHLLDIAVEYAKTRLQFGRPIGSFQAVKHRLADLLVEVEHARSTAYHAVWALTDGSDDPALAASIAQATCSAAFSQVARDTIQTLGGIGFTWEHQAHLYFKRAVCDAALLGSPEQHRDRVAQLVLDDASVERVPDVAVGVPG, encoded by the coding sequence GTGGCTGAGTTCACGTTCAGCACCGAGCAGCAGGAGCTGCGCAAGGCGGTGCGTAAGTTCGCGGCGGACAACTTCGGCGAGGAGACCGTCCGGCGCCTGATGGAGTCGGATCCCACCTTCGACCCGAAGGTGTGGGGACGGCTCGGCGCCGAGCTCGGCGTGCTGGGCCTGGCGGTCCCCGAGGGCGCCGGCGGGGTCGGCGGGACCCTGGTGGACCAGGCCGTCGCGGTCGAGGAGCTGGGTGCCGCGCTGTCCTGCGGTCCGCTGTTCGGCACCGTGTACCTGGCGATCCCCGCGCTGGTGGCCGCGTCCGCCGGCGCCGCGCGCGATGCGCTGCTGCCCGAGCTGATCGAGGGCCGCAAGACCGCGGCCTTCGCGGTGCCCGATCACGGCGGGGCGTTCGACGCCGGTCGGGTCACGCTGACCGCAACCCCCGGCGAGTCCGGCACCGTCAGCGGTACGGTCGCGCGGGTGGTCGACGGCGACGCCGCCGACGTGATCCTGGTGGCGGCCAACGGATCCGACGGCGTGGGACTGTACGCCGTGGACGCCGGCGCCGTGCAGCGCCGCAAGCTGGTGACCCTGGACCTCACCCGCCCGCAGGCCGATCTGGAATTCTCCGAAGCCCCAGCGCAATTGGTGGCCGGCGCCGAGGAGGCCGAGCGGGTCATCAATCATGCGCTGCAGGTCGGTTCGGTGCTGTTGGCCGTCGAACAGGTCGGCGCGAGTCAGCATCTCCTCGACATCGCCGTGGAGTACGCCAAGACCCGCCTGCAGTTCGGTCGGCCCATCGGGTCGTTCCAGGCCGTCAAGCACCGGTTGGCCGATCTGTTGGTGGAGGTCGAGCACGCCCGGTCGACCGCCTACCACGCCGTGTGGGCGCTCACCGACGGCAGCGACGATCCGGCGCTGGCGGCCAGCATTGCGCAGGCCACCTGCTCGGCGGCGTTCAGCCAGGTTGCGCGCGACACCATCCAGACCCTGGGCGGCATCGGCTTCACCTGGGAGCACCAGGCGCATCTGTACTTCAAGCGCGCCGTCTGCGACGCGGCGTTGCTCGGGTCGCCCGAGCAGCATCGCGACCGGGTGGCGCAATTGGTGCTCGACGACGCGTCGGTGGAGCGGGTTCCGGACGTCGCGGTCGGCGTGCCCGGCTGA